Proteins encoded within one genomic window of Kibdelosporangium phytohabitans:
- the hisC gene encoding histidinol-phosphate transaminase — protein sequence MSYVQPRADLASLPSYVPGRTIPGAIKLASNEVPAGPLPSVTKAIADAAAHAHRYPDSGAGELTARLAAKLGVPESRIAVGCGSVSLCQQLIQATCTERDEVLFAWRSFEAYPIVTHVVGAKQVRVPLTDDHALDLDAMLAAITPRTRLVFVCTPNNPTGTLVRKAELDRFIEAVPSNVLVVLDEAYFEFVTDPDATDGIDYLRERDNVAVLRTFSKAYGLAGLRVGYCVTSEEVATAVRKVYVPFSVNHLAQAAAIASLDAEQELFERVLEIKDERIRVRDELVAAGYDVPETQANFVWLPLGDRTAAFNEHCLANKLVVRAFAGEGARVTISTAEENDLFLAAAKSFSR from the coding sequence GTGAGCTACGTCCAGCCAAGGGCCGACCTGGCGAGCCTGCCGTCCTACGTACCAGGCCGGACGATCCCCGGTGCGATCAAGCTGGCCAGCAACGAGGTGCCCGCCGGTCCTCTGCCGAGTGTCACGAAGGCGATCGCGGACGCCGCCGCGCACGCCCACCGCTACCCGGACAGCGGCGCCGGTGAGCTGACCGCGCGGCTCGCCGCGAAACTCGGTGTGCCCGAGTCCCGGATCGCCGTCGGTTGCGGTTCGGTGAGCCTGTGCCAGCAGTTGATCCAGGCCACCTGCACCGAACGCGACGAGGTCCTGTTCGCCTGGCGGTCGTTCGAGGCGTACCCGATCGTGACGCACGTGGTCGGTGCGAAGCAGGTCCGCGTGCCGCTGACGGACGACCACGCGCTCGACCTGGACGCGATGCTCGCCGCGATCACCCCGCGGACGCGGCTGGTTTTCGTGTGCACGCCGAACAACCCGACTGGGACGCTTGTCCGCAAAGCGGAGTTGGACAGGTTCATCGAGGCGGTGCCGTCGAACGTGCTCGTGGTGCTCGACGAGGCCTACTTCGAGTTCGTCACAGACCCGGACGCCACCGACGGCATCGACTACCTGCGCGAGCGTGACAACGTCGCTGTGCTGCGTACGTTCTCCAAGGCGTACGGCCTCGCTGGGCTGCGTGTCGGGTACTGCGTGACGTCCGAGGAGGTCGCCACCGCGGTTCGCAAGGTCTACGTGCCGTTCAGCGTCAACCACCTCGCCCAGGCGGCTGCCATCGCGTCGCTGGACGCGGAGCAGGAGCTGTTCGAGCGGGTGCTCGAGATCAAGGACGAGCGGATCCGCGTGCGCGACGAGCTGGTCGCCGCAGGCTACGACGTGCCTGAGACGCAGGCGAACTTCGTGTGGCTGCCGCTGGGTGACCGGACCGCGGCGTTCAACGAGCACTGCTTGGCGAACAAGCTCGTGGTGCGCGCGTTCGCCGGTGAGGGTGCGCGGGTCACGATCAGCACGGCGGAGGAGAACGACCTGTTCCTGGCCGCGGCGAAGTCGTTCAGTCGATAA
- a CDS encoding dienelactone hydrolase family protein, whose amino-acid sequence MTETRTEEFQLKDGRSAVLTVAEPEQVVRGGLVVLHEAGGVTDTVRLLVSSLAAEGWLAVAPHLYHEALPQEEQVRQLSGDAVLADTDIAFAVLAERGVTADLMGVVGFDLGATAAMVVAAKRSIGAAVSVGAAGIVQPISAALPPLVEIAGDLKCPWLGIYGEQDDVIDPSEVEKLRDATVGAGVATNVVRYPGAGHRFDSDPGAATEAWHRTLNWFDAHLR is encoded by the coding sequence ATGACCGAAACACGCACCGAGGAGTTCCAGCTCAAGGACGGCAGGTCGGCAGTGCTGACCGTCGCGGAGCCGGAACAGGTGGTCCGGGGCGGCCTGGTGGTGTTGCACGAGGCCGGCGGTGTGACCGACACCGTACGCCTGCTGGTGAGCTCGCTCGCCGCCGAAGGCTGGCTCGCGGTGGCCCCGCACCTCTACCACGAGGCGTTGCCGCAGGAAGAACAGGTCAGACAGCTTTCCGGCGACGCGGTGCTGGCCGACACCGACATCGCCTTCGCCGTGCTCGCCGAACGCGGCGTCACCGCCGACCTGATGGGTGTGGTCGGGTTCGACCTCGGTGCGACCGCGGCCATGGTGGTCGCGGCCAAACGGTCCATCGGCGCGGCCGTGAGCGTGGGAGCGGCGGGCATCGTCCAGCCCATCTCCGCGGCTTTACCGCCGCTCGTGGAGATCGCGGGCGACCTGAAGTGCCCGTGGCTGGGCATCTACGGCGAGCAGGACGACGTCATCGACCCCAGTGAGGTCGAGAAACTCAGGGACGCGACAGTCGGCGCGGGCGTGGCGACCAACGTCGTCCGCTATCCGGGCGCGGGCCACAGGTTCGACTCGGACCCCGGCGCCGCGACCGAGGCGTGGCACCGCACCCTCAACTGGTTCGACGCGCACCTGCGGTAG
- a CDS encoding acetoacetate--CoA ligase, which translates to MTTPELLWQPDPAAETRLAEFRAWLRANRDLDLPDYDALWRWSTTDLAGFWGALAEFLGVIFHSQPTGVLGSSRMPGASWFPGATLNYAEQALTGQPTDDLAVIFHREDGKSAELTYGQLRTQVAAIRAALVSLGVRRGDRVVALAPNSPETLVAFLAAASLGATWSSCSPDFGPRAIADRFAQIEPTVLVAVNGYVYGGRAFDIRPTIDTLRADIPSLRATVLIDYLDNGATLPDTVPWSTLLQTDAALEFDPVPFDHPLWVLYSSGTTGLPKGIVQGHGGIVVEHLKMLALHSDLGPGERFFWFTTTGWMMWNFLISGLMVGSTIVLYDGNPGHPDLTVLWKLAEQHKVTYFGTSAPYIQSCLKKGIKPAAEFDLTALRALGSTGAPLSPDGFRWLVDEIGGDVQICSVSGGTDLCTAFVTAAPEVPVWLGELSCRALGAAVAAFDDDGNDVTDEVGELVITQPMPSMPVSFWNDPDGSRLKSSYFEQYPGIWRHGDWIRITPRGSAVIYGRSDSTLNRGGVRMGTSEFYRVVEGYPEVADSLVIDTTAVGKEEGELLCFLVLTPGTALADVEPRLKAELRTALSPRHVPNRFIEVAEVPRTLNGKKCEVPVKKILAGLSPDKAVSRDALANPAALEPFVTLAAKNE; encoded by the coding sequence ATGACCACCCCAGAGCTGTTGTGGCAACCGGACCCCGCCGCCGAGACCCGGCTGGCGGAGTTCCGTGCCTGGCTGCGCGCCAACCGTGATCTCGACCTGCCCGACTACGACGCCTTGTGGCGCTGGTCGACCACGGACCTGGCCGGCTTCTGGGGCGCACTCGCCGAATTCCTCGGCGTGATCTTCCACTCGCAGCCGACTGGCGTACTCGGATCGAGCCGGATGCCGGGTGCCTCGTGGTTCCCCGGCGCGACGCTGAACTACGCCGAACAGGCGTTGACAGGCCAGCCCACCGACGACCTCGCGGTGATCTTCCACCGCGAGGACGGCAAGTCGGCGGAACTGACGTACGGACAACTGCGCACCCAGGTCGCGGCGATCCGGGCCGCCCTGGTGTCGCTGGGGGTGCGGCGCGGCGACCGGGTGGTGGCGCTGGCGCCCAACAGCCCGGAGACACTCGTGGCGTTCCTCGCCGCGGCGAGCCTCGGCGCGACCTGGTCGTCGTGTTCCCCGGACTTCGGGCCACGCGCGATCGCCGACCGGTTCGCCCAGATCGAGCCGACCGTGCTCGTCGCGGTGAACGGCTACGTCTACGGCGGCCGCGCGTTCGACATCCGCCCGACAATCGACACGCTCCGCGCGGACATCCCCAGCCTGCGCGCGACCGTGCTGATCGACTACCTGGACAACGGCGCGACCCTGCCGGACACAGTGCCGTGGTCGACGCTGTTGCAGACCGACGCGGCCCTCGAGTTCGACCCGGTGCCGTTCGACCACCCGCTGTGGGTCCTGTACTCGTCGGGAACCACCGGCCTGCCGAAGGGAATCGTGCAGGGCCACGGCGGCATCGTCGTCGAACACCTCAAGATGCTCGCCCTGCACAGCGATCTGGGACCAGGGGAGCGCTTCTTCTGGTTCACCACCACCGGCTGGATGATGTGGAACTTCCTGATCTCCGGCCTGATGGTCGGCAGCACGATCGTGCTGTACGACGGCAACCCCGGCCACCCTGACCTGACAGTGCTGTGGAAACTGGCCGAACAGCACAAGGTGACCTACTTCGGCACTTCGGCGCCGTACATCCAGTCCTGCCTGAAGAAAGGCATCAAACCGGCGGCCGAGTTCGACCTGACGGCGTTGCGGGCACTCGGCTCCACCGGGGCGCCGCTGTCCCCGGACGGCTTCCGCTGGCTGGTCGACGAGATCGGCGGCGACGTGCAGATCTGCTCGGTCTCCGGCGGGACCGACCTGTGCACGGCCTTCGTGACCGCGGCCCCCGAAGTCCCGGTCTGGCTGGGCGAACTGTCCTGCCGCGCACTCGGCGCGGCCGTGGCGGCCTTCGACGACGACGGCAACGACGTCACGGACGAAGTGGGCGAACTCGTGATCACCCAGCCGATGCCGTCGATGCCCGTGTCGTTCTGGAACGACCCCGACGGCTCGCGGCTGAAATCGTCCTACTTCGAGCAGTACCCCGGCATCTGGCGGCACGGCGACTGGATCAGGATCACCCCGAGGGGCTCGGCGGTGATCTACGGCAGGAGCGACTCGACCCTCAACCGAGGCGGAGTCAGGATGGGCACGAGCGAGTTCTACCGCGTGGTCGAGGGCTACCCGGAAGTAGCGGACTCCCTTGTGATCGACACCACGGCGGTCGGCAAAGAAGAAGGAGAGCTCCTCTGCTTCCTCGTCCTCACCCCCGGCACGGCGCTGGCCGACGTCGAACCCCGCCTGAAAGCCGAGCTCAGGACAGCCCTGTCGCCCCGGCACGTCCCCAACAGGTTCATCGAAGTGGCCGAGGTCCCCAGAACCCTCAACGGCAAGAAATGCGAGGTCCCGGTCAAGAAGATCCTGGCAGGCCTGAGCCCCGACAAGGCCGTGAGCAGGGACGCACTGGCCAACCCGGCAGCGCTGGAACCCTTCGTGACCCTGGCGGCCAAGAACGAATGA